A window of the Burkholderia sp. 9120 genome harbors these coding sequences:
- a CDS encoding ABC transporter permease subunit has protein sequence MADIQNTVPQAVTPSSGRAIAAREFWANFSRNRGAVGAGIIVLALIFIAIFAPLIAPHSPIEQYRDNVKIPPAWLDGGNWKFILGTDEAGRDILSRLMYGARLSFWIGFVSVVLALIPGIVLGLIAAFFEKWADTPIMRIMDVLLALPSLLLAVAVVAIIGPGLVNTMLAIAIVALPGYVRLTRASAQGELQKEYVTASRVAGAGTLRLMFSQVLPNCTAPLIVQATLGFSSAILDAAALGFLGLGVQPPSAEWGAMLASARDYIDNAWWIVTLPGLSIVISVLAINLLGDGLRDALDPKLKRMA, from the coding sequence ATGGCCGACATTCAAAATACAGTCCCCCAGGCAGTGACGCCGTCCAGTGGCCGCGCTATCGCGGCCCGTGAATTCTGGGCGAATTTCTCGCGCAACCGAGGTGCGGTCGGCGCGGGCATCATCGTGCTGGCATTGATCTTCATCGCGATCTTCGCGCCGTTGATCGCGCCGCACAGCCCGATCGAGCAATACCGCGACAACGTGAAGATTCCGCCCGCCTGGCTCGACGGCGGCAACTGGAAGTTCATTCTCGGCACCGACGAAGCGGGCCGCGACATCCTCTCGCGTCTCATGTACGGCGCGCGGCTGTCGTTCTGGATCGGCTTCGTTTCGGTGGTGCTCGCGCTGATTCCGGGCATCGTGCTCGGCTTGATCGCGGCGTTCTTCGAAAAGTGGGCCGATACGCCGATCATGCGCATCATGGACGTGCTGCTCGCGTTGCCGTCGCTGCTGCTCGCGGTCGCGGTGGTGGCGATCATCGGTCCCGGTCTCGTCAACACGATGCTGGCGATCGCGATCGTCGCGTTGCCGGGTTATGTGCGTTTGACGCGCGCGTCCGCGCAGGGCGAGTTGCAGAAGGAATACGTGACGGCGTCGCGCGTGGCGGGCGCGGGCACCTTGCGGCTGATGTTCTCGCAAGTGCTGCCGAACTGCACCGCGCCGCTGATCGTGCAGGCCACGCTGGGTTTCTCGTCGGCGATTCTCGACGCGGCCGCGCTCGGCTTTCTCGGCCTCGGCGTGCAACCGCCGTCGGCGGAGTGGGGCGCGATGCTGGCTTCGGCACGCGATTACATCGACAACGCCTGGTGGATCGTCACGTTGCCCGGTCTGTCCATCGTGATCTCGGTGCTGGCGATCAACCTGCTCGGCGACGGGCTGCGCGATGCGCTCGACCCCAAACTGAAACGGATGGCGTGA
- a CDS encoding ABC transporter ATP-binding protein, with protein MTNLLTIRNLAVNFNGLPAVDRISLDVAPGEVVGVVGESGSGKSVTMMALMGLIDAPGKVTADEVTFNGRDLLKASAKERRKIIGKDIAMVFQDALTSLNPSYTVGYQIKEVLKLHEGLRGSALDKRALELLDQVGIPDPKGRIGSFPHQMSGGMNQRVMIAMAIACNPKLLIADEPTTALDVTIQAQIMELLIKLQKERGMALVLISHDLAVVSEVAQRVAVMYAGEVIETNQVPDIFAAPHHPYTEALLAAIPEHNVGAVRLAALPGMVPGRDDRPKGCLFAPRCKYVADDCTKARPALAPLQGHAEVARVRCIKPLNLSGDANVHTHGGAR; from the coding sequence ATGACGAATCTATTGACCATCCGCAACCTGGCGGTGAATTTCAACGGGCTGCCTGCGGTCGACCGCATCAGCCTCGACGTGGCGCCGGGCGAAGTCGTCGGCGTAGTCGGCGAATCCGGTTCGGGCAAGAGCGTCACGATGATGGCGCTGATGGGCCTGATCGACGCACCCGGCAAAGTCACCGCCGACGAAGTCACCTTCAACGGCCGCGATCTGCTGAAAGCCTCGGCGAAGGAACGCCGCAAGATCATCGGCAAAGACATCGCGATGGTGTTTCAGGACGCGCTCACCAGTCTGAATCCGAGCTACACGGTCGGCTATCAGATCAAGGAAGTGCTGAAGCTGCACGAAGGCCTGCGCGGCAGCGCGCTGGACAAGCGCGCATTGGAACTGCTGGATCAGGTCGGCATTCCCGACCCGAAAGGCCGCATCGGCTCGTTCCCGCATCAGATGTCGGGCGGTATGAACCAGCGCGTGATGATTGCGATGGCGATTGCCTGCAACCCGAAGCTGCTGATCGCCGACGAACCGACCACCGCGCTCGACGTCACGATCCAGGCGCAGATCATGGAACTGCTGATCAAGCTGCAGAAGGAACGCGGCATGGCGCTGGTGCTGATCTCGCACGATCTGGCGGTGGTGTCCGAGGTCGCGCAACGCGTCGCGGTCATGTACGCTGGCGAAGTGATCGAAACCAACCAGGTGCCCGATATCTTCGCCGCGCCGCATCATCCGTACACGGAAGCGCTGCTGGCGGCGATTCCCGAGCACAACGTCGGCGCGGTGCGGCTGGCCGCGTTGCCGGGCATGGTGCCGGGGCGTGACGATCGGCCCAAAGGGTGTCTGTTCGCGCCGCGCTGCAAGTACGTGGCCGACGACTGCACCAAGGCGCGCCCGGCGCTGGCGCCGCTGCAAGGCCATGCCGAGGTGGCGCGCGTGCGCTGCATCAAACCCCTGAACCTGAGCGGCGACGCCAACGTTCACACCCATGGAGGCGCACGATGA
- a CDS encoding ABC transporter permease subunit: MFRFVLRRIGMVIPTFIGITILAFALIHLIPGDPIEVMMGERGVDPAMHAAALHRLGLDESLPMQYIHYVGRALHGDLGTSIITNTSVMGEFLARFPATIELSICAMLFALIVGLPAGVFAALRRGTVVDHGVMGTALTGYSMPIFWWGLILIMVFSVKLGWTPVSGRIAVEYDIPHVTGFMLIDAMMSTDEGAFKSALSHLILPAIVLGTIPLAVVARMTRSSMLEVLREDYIRTARAKGLSPGRVIIVHALRNALIPVVTVIGLQVGTLLAGAVLTETLFSWPGIGKWLIDAISRRDYPVVQGGILMIATLVIVVNLFVDLLYGVLNPRIRHTR; encoded by the coding sequence ATGTTCCGCTTTGTTTTGCGCCGCATCGGCATGGTGATTCCGACTTTCATCGGCATCACGATCCTTGCGTTCGCGCTAATTCACCTGATTCCGGGCGACCCCATCGAAGTGATGATGGGCGAGCGCGGCGTCGATCCCGCCATGCACGCCGCGGCGCTGCACCGACTCGGGCTCGACGAATCCCTGCCGATGCAGTACATCCACTACGTCGGCCGTGCGCTGCATGGGGACCTCGGCACGTCGATCATCACCAACACCAGCGTAATGGGTGAATTCCTCGCGCGCTTTCCCGCCACGATCGAACTGTCGATCTGCGCCATGCTGTTCGCGCTGATCGTGGGCTTGCCCGCCGGCGTGTTCGCGGCGTTGCGACGCGGTACGGTGGTCGATCACGGCGTGATGGGCACGGCTTTGACCGGCTACTCGATGCCGATCTTCTGGTGGGGTTTGATCCTCATCATGGTGTTCTCCGTGAAGCTCGGCTGGACGCCGGTGTCGGGCCGCATCGCGGTCGAATACGACATTCCGCACGTCACGGGTTTCATGCTGATCGACGCGATGATGTCGACCGACGAAGGCGCGTTCAAATCCGCGCTGAGCCATCTGATCCTGCCGGCGATCGTGCTCGGCACGATTCCGCTGGCAGTCGTCGCGCGAATGACGCGTTCGTCGATGCTCGAAGTGCTGCGCGAGGATTACATCCGCACCGCGCGCGCGAAGGGCTTGTCGCCGGGCCGCGTGATCATCGTGCATGCGTTGCGCAATGCGCTGATTCCGGTCGTCACGGTGATCGGTTTGCAGGTCGGCACGCTGCTCGCGGGCGCGGTGCTGACCGAGACGCTGTTTTCGTGGCCGGGTATCGGCAAGTGGCTGATCGACGCGATCAGCCGGCGCGATTATCCGGTGGTGCAGGGCGGTATCCTGATGATCGCCACGCTGGTGATCGTTGTGAACCTGTTCGTCGACCTGTTGTACGGCGTGCTCAATCCACGCATCCGCCATACGAGGTAA